The following DNA comes from Nymphalis io chromosome 20, ilAglIoxx1.1, whole genome shotgun sequence.
CAAcaatttcaaaatgtttaattgttatttatggaTTATATTATtgggattttttaatattacacacCAACTGATagcaatttgttttatttatagaactctcacgaatatttcatataataatatttacaacattttCTTTTACATTACAAACTGTAGCCATATTCTTTGACCCATTTAAGACCCTCTTTACTGTCACTAGCCGGTTTGTATTCAAGACCTATCCAATCATTGTAACCACTATTTTCCAAGTGTTTAAGAATGTACTTGTAGTTGATTTCTCCTGGTGTGTCAGGTTCGTTGCGATTTGGGACTTGAGCTATCTGTAATGATAATtccaactatatatataatcaaagatTTTCATTAGATTTCTAATTATAACTATCTGATTATAAGTTGCCTCAAGTTAATAAACTTTGACATTAAAAGGCATTCTAAAAGttctacaatataataaaatatattaaactagttTTATAGAATGCAGGTATTAAGTACAAAAAGTTGCTTATTtcctttcttggggttcaagcttggttcatactaaatttcaacaGAATCAGTTCAGTAGTTTAGCCATGAAAACAACAGACAGATGATGTAACTCTACTTATGCATTTATACAGAAAAGTCTGCCAGCCTCAATATATGAatgtttactaataaaaaaaaaatctactttatataactataaatatatgagtGAACCCATCATTTGTATGTGATAAgtgatatcatattttttttaaatattttatttacatatattgaaatgttttgaATGCATATTAACAAGTTACCTGCACATGCCCCACATACGGCATAAGGTTCTTGATGTTGTATGAGAGATCACCGCAGATATGTTGCAAGTGGAAAATATCCAATTGCAATTTTAGATTTGCACTGTTTAtccttttaattatatcaacagCTGGAAATAAATTGGATATAAAGTGTTGTTCGTAAAACAATATCGTGCCATATTGTAtaacatttaacatatttatacaatgtttatatatattaatttgccaCATTTttgagtaattattttaaattacttctcaaaaatataaatacatattcatttaGACATATaacttactaaataatattatttcttaaaatgtaatcttacctttattaaaatcacttaagaaatatttaggTACCGAGTGTTGATTAATAGGTTCAATGACTCccaatatattttcattctttAAAACATTTGCTGCATACTTCAAGTTATTTTCATAGGTTGTCCAATTTTCAGATGACACATTTTCCAATTTTCCAGCCATAATGTGAATTTTTTGGGCTCCAAGAGCTTTTGCATAgtcaattgttaattttaaattatctttgaaTTCATTTTCTTTGCCTGGTACAGCAGTTACTCCTAATTCACCTTTAGTTACATctcctaaaaaaaaatatgtttaaattgtttttgacaaatagaacataaaataagtaagtagtttttatttatttagaataggtAATCAGATTGGGAAATAAGCTACCTAATAGTAAGGGTTCACCAATGCCCATTAATATTTGctgtatgaaataataactattccttacaaaGTCAATACATcaacaatcttgggaactaagatggccATCTTATGCCAATGAGTGAGCCTACTCTCATccacccttcaaactagaacataagaatactcagtattgcagttaggcagtagaatatgtgatgagtgggtagtacctacccaggcggtcTTGCACAAAGTCTTAACACAATATGAACTACAATTAAAATTCTAGGTTAAAAGAGATAGCATACCCTTTTAAAGCAATAccctaatataattttaaaataaaatattgtgtattttattttgtatttaaattat
Coding sequences within:
- the LOC126776260 gene encoding putative hydroxypyruvate isomerase, with product MKFCANLAFMFTESSSILERYALAKDAGFRAVETGFPLGYPLEQVKQAKEIAGIEQVLINLKTGDVTKGELGVTAVPGKENEFKDNLKLTIDYAKALGAQKIHIMAGKLENVSSENWTTYENNLKYAANVLKNENILGVIEPINQHSVPKYFLSDFNKAVDIIKRINSANLKLQLDIFHLQHICGDLSYNIKNLMPYVGHVQIAQVPNRNEPDTPGEINYKYILKHLENSGYNDWIGLEYKPASDSKEGLKWVKEYGYSL